The nucleotide window GGCCGTCGACGGTGAAGGAGACCTGGCCGCGCTGGTACGCGATCAGCGGCAGCCGGGTGCCGGCGGCGATGCGGCGCAGCTGCTCCACCAGACCGTCCTGCGGGGCCCCGACCAGGTAGTGGGGCAGTACCAGCGCGGCGTCCGCGCCGGCTTCCTCCGCGATCCGGGCGAACCGCAGCGCCTGCGCCCAGCCGTAGCCGATGCCCGCGACCACCGGCAACCGCCCGTCGGCGACCTCGACCGTCGCCCGCACGACCGCCCGGTACTCGTCCTCGTCCAGCGAGAAGAACTCACCGGTCCCGCAGGCCGGGAACACCGCGCCGGGTGCTGTGGCCAACCGGTCGGCCAGGTACGCCCGGTACGCGTCCAGGTCGAGGCCGCCGTCGTCCCGGAAGCTCGTGAGGGGGAAGGACAGCACCCCGTTCGCCATTCCGTCACGGAGCCGCTGGGCGACCCCTGCGACCTCCGCGCTGATGCTTGCCATAACTCTCATCCCTATATGCAGATGCCGTCCACGTATGCAGATGGAGGTTAGGTCCGTGAACGGGATGGGTCAATGGGTGCGCAGACATCGATCGGCGCGGATCTACGATGGGCCCATGTCAGAGGCGAGAGGTGTCCGCGGTGTGAAGTCGGCGGCCCGGACCGTCGCGCTGCTGGAACTGCTCGCCGCGCGGGGCGAGCAGCCCTCGCGCCTGGACCAGCTCGCGGAGGACCTGGGCGTGCCGCGCAGCAGCATGTACCAGCTGCTCCAGACCCTCGTCGACTGCGGCTGGGTCCGCACCGACGTCACCGGCTCCCTCTACGGCATCGGGATCCGCGCGCTGCTCACCGGCACCAGCTACCTCGACGGCGACCGGCGCATCCGCGCGGTCCGCCCGTGCCTCGACGAGGCGTCGGACGCGCTCGGCGAGACGATCCACCTGGCACGGCTCGACGGCCCGGACGTCGTCTATCTCGCCACCCGCGAGTCCCACGAGTACCTGCGCACCCTCAGCCGGGTCGGCCGTCGCATCCCCGCCCATGCCGGCGCGCTCGGCAAAGCGCTGCTCGCCGAGCGCGCCGACGACGAACTGCCGATCCCCGACGGACCGCTGACCGCCCTCACGGAGAACACCCACACCGACCGCGCCGCACTGCTCGCCGACCTGGCCCAGGTGCGCGAGCGCGGCTACTCCGTCGACCGCGAGGAGACGGTGACCGGCATCGCCGGCTTCGGCTTCGCCCTGAGATACGACGCACCGGCCACCGACGCCATCAGCTGCTCGGTCCCGGTGGCCCGGCTGACCCCGGAACACGAGGTCCGGATCGTCTCCGTGATGCGGGAGATACGAGCGAAGATCGAAACTCGCCTGCCGCCCGTCTCAGGCGTCCCCGACTGGCGTTGAGGCCGCGAGCAGGCCCCGGGTTTCGTCGACCAGAGCGGCGAAGAAGCGGTCGCGCACCGCCTCTCTCTACGCCCTCTATGCCTTCTATGCCCCCTACGCCGCGGCGTGGCTCAGCTAGCCTGCCGGCGCGATCGTCCGAGCCAGGTACGGCCCGGTCGCGCTCACCTCCGCCCGTGCCAACGAGGCGGGACCGAGGGCGGACTGAGGGCGGACTGAGGGCGGACTGACGACACGCCGTGACATCGGCGACGACACTCCGTGACACCAGCGGCATTCCGTGACCCGTGAGTCACACTGGGGTGCCCATCCGAGAGCCTCGTAAAACATGAGGCAACCATTCAGTCGTTCGATTCGTATAACTCCCTGGAGGCACAGCGATCCGGCCGACCGACGTGCCGCCGGACCGTCACCATCCGCGGGGGCGGATGGTCTCGAACAAGGAGAGACGATGCGACTGTTCGCGCTCAACTACGCTCGCGCCGCTGAGCAGTTGGAGTTCAGCGCTCCGTACACCTACGACTCCGGACTGCAGTTGAACATACTCCCCGACGGCCGTGTGGCGGCCCGCGACCACGATCTGATGCGGGAGCTGGGGGCGACCACGTCCACGGCGGGGTCCAAGACCCACTTCGACGACTGAACACGGACCGGCGACGATGACCGTGCTGATCCTTACAAGCGAACAGGACGTGACGGCGGACCTGGTCGTGGACCAGCTCAACAGGACGGGCGTGCCCGTGGTCCGGCTCGACCCCGCCGATCTGCCCGGCGGGGTCGCGCTCTCCGGCGAGTACGTGAACGGCCACTTCCGCGGTCATCTGTCCGCCGGGGGGCGGCTGGTGAGCATGGACGGCCTGCGCTCCGTCTGGCTGCGCAGGCCGGGGCTCGCGGCCGCCCGTGCCGTCGAGCCGTCGGCCTGGCTGACGGAGGAGTCCTCGCAGGCCCTGTACGGCATGCTGCGTGGCACGGACGCCCGTTGGATGAACCACCCGGACGCGGCCCGCCGGGCCCGGAACAAGCCCTGGCAGCTACGGCTCGCCCAGCGCTGCGGGCTGCCCGTACCGGCGACGCTGATCACCACGTTCCCGCAGGCCGCCCGGGACTTCGCCGAGCGCTTCCCCGACCTGGTGGTCAAGCCGGTGTCCGGCACGCATCCGCAGGAGCCGCCGACGACGGTGCCGACCAGCCGTATCGCGCCCGATGCGGACTTCGGCGCCGTCGCCTTCGGCCCGACCCTGCTGCAACGGCGGATCGCCAAGCGCGCCGACATCCGCCTCACCGTCGTGGGCGACCGCATGCTTGCCGCCCGCAAGGCGGTCCCCCCGGACGCCGACCCGGACGAGGTCGACGTCCGCTTCGCCAAGTCCACCTCTCCGTGGCGGCCCGTCGAGGTCCCGGAGCGCACCGCCACAGCCGTACGCACCTATCTGCGGGAGGCCGAACTCGCCTACGGAGCCTTCGACTTCGCGGAGGACGCCGACGGCATCTGGTGGTTCCTGGAGTGCAACCAGTCCGGACAGTTCGGTTTCGTCGAGGTCGACACCGGCCAGCCGATCGCCCGCAGCGTCGCCGACTGGCTCGCCCACCGGGAACCGGAGGCTGAGGTGCACCACCACGGCCGGACAAGGGCGACACCGTAGCGGAACCGGACGGGCGACCACAGCCCGCTTCGAGCACACTCCATCGCGCACACTCGAAGCATGGAGACCACCGAGCACATTCGAACGCTGGAGGAGGAGGGTCGGGCGCTGGTCTCGGCCGTCGACGAGACCGGTACCGACGCCGAGGTGCCGACCTGCCCGGGGTGGCGGGTCCGTGACCTGGTGCGGCACACGGGAACGGTGCACCGGTGGGCCACGGCGTTCGTCGCCGAGGGGTACACCGCGCCCCGGCGGATGGAACAGGAGCCGGACCTGGACGGAGCCGCACTCCTCGCCTGGTTCGAGAAGGGCCACCGGCGGCTCGTGGACACCCTGCGCGCCGCCCCCGCCGACACGGACTGCTGGGCCTTCCTGCCCGCCCCCTCGCCGGTGGCCTTCTGGGCCCGCCGCCAGGCCCACGAGACCGCCGTGCACCGTATCGACGCGGAGTCCGCACGCGGCACCACCCCGGGCCCGATCCCGGCCGCCTTCGCGGTGGACGGCATCGACGAACTGCTCCTCGGCTTCCAGGCCCGCGAGAAGAGCCGGGTCCGCACGGAGACACCCCGCGTACTGAGGGTCCGAGCGACGGACACGGACACCGTCTGGACCGTACGGCTGTCGGCCGAGCCTCCCGTGAGCGAACGGGGCGAAACGGCCGACGCGGACTGCGAGTTCACCGGCACGGCGGAGCGGCTGTATCTGTCGCTGTGGAACCGCGCCCCCTTGCCGCAGGTGAGCGGCGACCGGGCGCTCGCCGATCTGTGGCGGGAGAGATCCGGCATCGTCTGACCGCTGTCGAGTACTTACCCAGCCTGGCTCGGCTGATCGGCGGGGACCTGGATGTTCGCCGTGAATGTGGCTGTGGCGGGCAAGGGATCCGCGTACGTGAGCGTGCCCGCATCGGGTGGGGCACCCCTGTACAGAAAGGCGCACAGCGCGGTCCAGGTCCGACGCTCCTGGGCCAGATCGTCCGGGATGCGCAGTCGCATCTGGTCGAGCACGCGTGAGCGGTGGAGGTCGAAGGCCGTGCGCACCTTCTCGGCGAAGGCGATGCCGGCTTGTACGGCCCCGCGGTAGGCGATGAGCGACAACGTCAGGATTTCCGTGCAGAACAGGGCCGCCAAGCCGAGTCGCAGCCCGACGGTGGGGATGTCCAGGAGATGAGTCGAGGGATTCACCAGTGTCACGACGAGCGGCACACTGGAGACTCCGAGCAGCGCCAGTGCCAGAAGCCACAGCTTCGTCCGGTGGGCGGTCACGGAGACCCCCACGGCGCACAGGCTCGCACTCACCAGGGCGACCCACAGCAGTGCGGGGCGGTCCGGATCGTCGACCCGGACCGCCGCCCACGCGGCGAGGGGCACACCGAACAGCGTGATGTAGGCGGCCAGCGTGCACAGCAGGTCCAGACCGGCCTTCGCCCTGCGCACGCCGTCGGTGTAGTCGGCGGGCAGTACGGGTTGCAGGCGGGACCAGATCACCACGGGGTCGAGTCCGTAGCGGATGCGCGGGTGTTGTTCCGCGGCCCGGATGACGTTTCCCAGACGCGTCGGAAGGGGCTGGACCGGGGGCTGGGGATAGCTCAGGAACAGTTGTTGGTGGAGCGTCGAGCGCTTCTCGCGCAGGGCGAGTTCGGCCTCGTCGAGCGCGTGGCCGAGTTGGTCGGCCGCGGCCGCGAAGCGGCTGAGGCGGCTCTTCCAGCTCGGGTCCTGGGTGCTTCCCGAGTACGGGGCGAGCTGTTCGGCGAGGTCACGGCAGCGGGTGCCCCAACCGGGCAGCGGATCGGGCGAGGTCCTCGATCCGAGGCACGCCTCCAGGGCATCGAGTTCGTTGTCGATGTCCTCCGGGGGCCGGACCACCGTGGGTGCGGAGAGGGCCTGCGGGTCCGGGAAGGCAGCACGTTCGGCTGCCGCCGCGATTTCCTTCCGCTCCAGTTCCCGGTCCCGTTCGATCAGCCTCTGCCGGACACGGCTGTGTCGGCGGCTGCCGCGGCGCGTCAGGAAGGACAGGGGCCCGTCCTGCGGCCAGTAGCCCTGGAAGAACCTGTCCTGAGCATCTCCGGCGGCCTGCCACAACAGCGACCAGAAGACGACGAAAGCGGTCCAACCGACCACGATGCCCACCTGGACGAGACCGGGCTGATGCGACCACGAGCGCACGGCCCGGTCGACCTTGTGCTCAACCAGGCCGACGGTGAGGGCGGCACCCGTCCAGAACACGAGGCTGGGGAAGAAGACCGTGGTGAGGGCCCTGCGGTCGAAAAAGCCGCCCACTTCTTTGAGTATCGTGGTGAACATCAGGGAGCCGCCCGTTCCATCGGCCCGTGGAAGAAGTTACCGACACAGCGGGGTGGCTGGTCATCGGGTTGAACGGCCCGCAGCAGGCGGATGGTCGGCGGATCGCACTGGGTGCACTGGTAGCGCAATGACGGAATGTCGGGGGTTCCCTGGCGCTCCCTGTTCGCCGTGAGGAGTTCCAGCGGAATGGCCTGGATCAGTGCGTCGCGGGCGACGACTCCGACTGGGCCGGAGTCGCTCAGTACGAGGGCGCCGACAGCACCGCTGTGCGTCACTGCCAGCGCCAACTCCAGGAGAGTGTCCGGCTCCAGGACGTCGGGCTCGGCATCAATGGTCACTA belongs to Streptomyces graminofaciens and includes:
- a CDS encoding IclR family transcriptional regulator; translated protein: MSEARGVRGVKSAARTVALLELLAARGEQPSRLDQLAEDLGVPRSSMYQLLQTLVDCGWVRTDVTGSLYGIGIRALLTGTSYLDGDRRIRAVRPCLDEASDALGETIHLARLDGPDVVYLATRESHEYLRTLSRVGRRIPAHAGALGKALLAERADDELPIPDGPLTALTENTHTDRAALLADLAQVRERGYSVDREETVTGIAGFGFALRYDAPATDAISCSVPVARLTPEHEVRIVSVMREIRAKIETRLPPVSGVPDWR
- a CDS encoding maleylpyruvate isomerase family mycothiol-dependent enzyme, with translation METTEHIRTLEEEGRALVSAVDETGTDAEVPTCPGWRVRDLVRHTGTVHRWATAFVAEGYTAPRRMEQEPDLDGAALLAWFEKGHRRLVDTLRAAPADTDCWAFLPAPSPVAFWARRQAHETAVHRIDAESARGTTPGPIPAAFAVDGIDELLLGFQAREKSRVRTETPRVLRVRATDTDTVWTVRLSAEPPVSERGETADADCEFTGTAERLYLSLWNRAPLPQVSGDRALADLWRERSGIV
- the tgmB gene encoding ATP-grasp ribosomal peptide maturase, with product MTVLILTSEQDVTADLVVDQLNRTGVPVVRLDPADLPGGVALSGEYVNGHFRGHLSAGGRLVSMDGLRSVWLRRPGLAAARAVEPSAWLTEESSQALYGMLRGTDARWMNHPDAARRARNKPWQLRLAQRCGLPVPATLITTFPQAARDFAERFPDLVVKPVSGTHPQEPPTTVPTSRIAPDADFGAVAFGPTLLQRRIAKRADIRLTVVGDRMLAARKAVPPDADPDEVDVRFAKSTSPWRPVEVPERTATAVRTYLREAELAYGAFDFAEDADGIWWFLECNQSGQFGFVEVDTGQPIARSVADWLAHREPEAEVHHHGRTRATP
- a CDS encoding 5-dehydro-4-deoxyglucarate dehydratase, which gives rise to MASISAEVAGVAQRLRDGMANGVLSFPLTSFRDDGGLDLDAYRAYLADRLATAPGAVFPACGTGEFFSLDEDEYRAVVRATVEVADGRLPVVAGIGYGWAQALRFARIAEEAGADAALVLPHYLVGAPQDGLVEQLRRIAAGTRLPLIAYQRGQVSFTVDGLRRIARIPTVMGLKDGHSDLDRLQRLTLAAPEGFLFFNGAATAEIQARAYATVGVPAYSSAVHAFAPEIANAFFVALRDGDDAGVTRFLREFYVPLVELRDRVPGYAVSLVKAAARLRGLPVGPVRAPLTDPGPTDLADLEKVLDHGLSLVGAVRRTV
- the tgmA gene encoding putative ATP-grasp-modified RiPP, yielding MRLFALNYARAAEQLEFSAPYTYDSGLQLNILPDGRVAARDHDLMRELGATTSTAGSKTHFDD